A single region of the Pseudomonas solani genome encodes:
- a CDS encoding methyl-accepting chemotaxis protein produces MENIARGEGDLTRRLDPSAGHELGTLARAFNHFAEQIGQLVRQTRSSAATLGAASEELGAFMEQTGQGIASQHVESDQLATAMEQMSAAALQVASSAAGAAQAAQAAEDQVQGAQGLVRSAAEVIDGLEGQVESGVEIIRRLGSESEGIGGVLDVIHGVAEQTNLLALNAAIEAARAGDQGRGFAVVADEVRTLAGRTQSSTAEIQEMIGRLQAGAREAIAAIGQIRGGSARAVVEVGRVGQALEAVVEATTTINGMNAQIAAAAEEQTQVCESINANVHQIAAIAEQTAAGSRTASDITQRLGDMAGGLQRLVGRYRAD; encoded by the coding sequence ATGGAAAACATCGCCCGGGGCGAAGGCGACCTGACCCGCCGCCTGGACCCTTCCGCCGGCCACGAGCTGGGCACCCTGGCGCGGGCCTTCAACCACTTCGCCGAGCAGATCGGCCAACTGGTGCGGCAGACGCGCTCGTCCGCCGCCACCCTGGGGGCCGCCAGCGAGGAACTGGGTGCCTTCATGGAGCAGACCGGCCAGGGCATCGCCAGCCAGCACGTGGAGAGCGACCAGTTGGCCACCGCCATGGAGCAGATGTCGGCGGCGGCCCTGCAGGTCGCCAGCAGTGCGGCTGGCGCGGCGCAGGCGGCCCAGGCCGCGGAGGACCAGGTACAGGGCGCGCAGGGCTTGGTGCGCAGCGCCGCCGAGGTGATCGACGGGCTGGAGGGGCAGGTGGAAAGCGGGGTCGAGATCATCCGCCGGCTGGGCAGCGAGTCCGAGGGCATCGGCGGCGTGCTGGATGTGATCCACGGCGTCGCCGAGCAGACCAACCTGCTGGCGCTCAACGCCGCCATCGAAGCCGCGCGTGCCGGTGACCAGGGGCGCGGCTTCGCGGTCGTCGCCGATGAGGTGCGCACGCTGGCGGGGCGTACCCAGAGCAGTACGGCGGAAATCCAGGAAATGATCGGCCGCCTGCAGGCCGGCGCTCGCGAGGCCATAGCCGCCATCGGCCAGATCCGGGGCGGCAGCGCCCGCGCCGTGGTGGAGGTGGGCCGGGTCGGCCAGGCCCTGGAGGCGGTCGTCGAGGCGACCACCACCATCAATGGCATGAACGCGCAGATCGCCGCTGCGGCGGAGGAGCAGACCCAGGTCTGTGAATCCATCAATGCCAACGTGCACCAGATCGCCGCCATCGCCGAACAGACCGCCGCCGGCTCGCGCACCGCCAGCGACATCACCCAGCGCCTGGGGGACATGGCCGGTGGCTTGCAACGGCTCGTGGGGCGTTACCGAGCCGATTGA
- a CDS encoding cyclic-phosphate processing receiver domain-containing protein, with translation MKVYLDDERTTPDGWVRTGWPDEVIALLKTGQVSELSLDHDLGDDERGTGYDVILWIEEAVALHGFVPPRIHVHSANSSAVLKMQAGVRAIEALARRNRQPWAG, from the coding sequence ATGAAGGTCTATCTGGACGACGAACGCACCACCCCCGACGGCTGGGTCCGCACCGGGTGGCCGGACGAGGTGATCGCGCTGTTGAAAACGGGCCAGGTCAGCGAGCTGAGCCTGGACCACGACCTGGGCGACGACGAACGCGGCACCGGCTACGACGTGATCCTGTGGATCGAGGAAGCCGTCGCCCTGCATGGCTTCGTGCCGCCACGCATCCACGTGCATTCGGCCAATTCCTCGGCAGTGCTGAAGATGCAGGCCGGGGTCCGCGCCATCGAAGCCCTGGCCCGGCGCAACCGCCAGCCCTGGGCCGGGTGA